The nucleotide window GGATCTGTGGAGCTCGCCCCCAGTGCTGTGGGGTTCCCTGGTGCCCTGCGGCAGACTGATGGGCACCAGCCTGTCACAGGCATGCACCAAAGCCTGTCTGTGCGCTGCGtagggctgctggcagggagggcttgcacCCAGCCTGCTGCAGGACTGGAGTGGTCTGTTGTACCCACTGACTGACACAACACACACTCGTGTGGCAGGTGGCATCCAAAAGGGGCATTTGGGGAGATTCGGGTTGGGagaggattttcccttggtacAGCTCACTGGAAAATGGGATTTATAGGTGATTGCTGAGGTATTTCACAAACGCCCGTCTCTTCTTTCAGGTTTACCTCTGCTGGTACAGAGAACGATTGCGAGGACGATCGTCCTGCAGGAGATCGTAGGCAAAGGCCGGTTCGGCGAAGTCTGGCGCGGAAAATGGTGTGGGGAAGACGTGGCTGTGAAAATCTTCTCCTCCAGGGACGAGCGGTCGTGGTTCCGGGAGGCAGAAATCTATCAGACGGTTATGCTGAGGCACGAGAACATCCTGGGCTTCATCGCTGCCGATAACAAGGGTAGGCTGCGAGTCAGGCCCGCGCTGCCACGCAGCTGTCCCGGCGTTGCTTTCACTGCCCCTGCTCCCGCCTGAAACTCTGCTTTCCGTCCCACAGCTTCCCACTGCGGCGGCAGTGAGCTTGTTCCCTGACACGCCTGAGTGGCCACAGAACGGGGACGGCTTTTCCCGGCCCATGGTTTTAAGTAAAGCTGAATAATCTTGCTTCCTCTGGGTATAGATAACGGGACGTGGACTCAGCTCTGGCTTGTCTCCGAGTACCACGAGCAAGGATCCCTGTTCGACTACCTGAACAGAGGCACGGTGACGGTGGAGGGCATGGTCAGGCTGGCGCTGTCGGTGGCCAGCGGCCTGGCACACCTGCACATGGAGATCGTCGGCACGCAAGGCGAGCGCTTCCCCAGTTCTCCCTCACGGACTTCAGTGCTGTCTGTAAAAATATCTATGGGTGACGTGGCGTACTAAAGCGTTTTACCAACTGCTGGACCACAAGAAACAGTATTAGTGTGTGTGGTACAGCAGAAACAGGAATAGGAATGTCGTCTCCCCACTTCCACTGTCTGCACCCCCTTCCACGCCTGTGTGTGTGCCCgtggcagcagctgtgctgaaagGGAATGCTAGTGAAGGGTTTTCAGAGTGAATTTGGAGGGTGAACTTAGTGtctctttttgtgttttattcctGAAATACAGATATTGAAACAAAAGACGCTCTCAAGCTTCGGGTGTTTCAGAATCAATGTCGTTTAGCAGAGCTTTACTTGGTACAAAATAGACTTCAACGCTGGGGCTTTCTTACAGTGCATGGTGCCAAAGTTGAATAAACCTGTTTTTGCGTCCTTGCTCGTTATGTTAAAATTCATCCTGTCGTTATGGAAGCTGACAGCGCTTTCCCTCCGTGTGCACAGGCAAGCCAGCCATTGCCCACCGAGACCTCAAATCCAAAAACATCCTGGTGAAGAGGAACGAGAGCTGCGCCATCGCAGACCTGGGGCTGGCGGTGAAGCACGACTCGCTGCTGAACACCATCGACATCCCCCAGAACCCCAGGGTGGGCACCAGGAGGTGAGTGAGGGCAGCTGCAGTGAAGGCGGCTGTCAGCCTGGCCTGGGGGCTGGGGATTGCCCCGTATCCTCACCGAGGCATCGCTCCCAGCATCCTGGCCCTCTGTGTGACTGTAGGCAGCACGTCATTGAAGTCATCACTCGGGTCAGCCTTCCCTTGGAGTGGCTGTCAGAAGGagcttcccctttcccttcaaAAAGGGTTTCCCTTGCCTCTTTTTGCTGGTCAGAGCGGCTGCTCCCTGGCCCTGgcatgcagcagcacagccgtgCTCCTGTGTGTGATCCCCTTCCAGCTCATGCGCCTTTGTGTGCAGGTATATGGCTCCTGAGATCCTCGATGATGTGATGAACACGAACATCTTCGAGTCCTTCAAGCGTGCAGACATGTACTCTCTGGGTCTGGTTTACTGGGAGATAGCCCGAAGGTGCTCCGTTGGAGGTGAGGTTTCTGGCCTTTCCATTTTGCAGCTCAGGCTGCTTTCATCTGCAGAGCCCTCCCAGTTGTCTTCACAGTATGTGGCTGTAGGAGTCTGTTGTGGAGCAGATCCCAAATCTTCCTTTGTGCTCTCTTTGCCTGTGAAAGCAATTAGAGTTTATTCTGGATAAACTATGGATTTTGTGTTTCCTACACAACAAATCTTTCTTAGGAATCACCGAGGAGTACCAGTTGCCTTACTATGATGTCGTGCCTTCTGATCCTTCGATAGAAGATATGAGAAGGGtggtttgtgagcagaagctgagACCAAATATTCCAAACCAGTGGCAAAGCTGTGAGGTAAAAGCACTCTTCCAATTTATCACAAAGCAAATTTAAGACAGAGTTTTTCAGTGGGATGGAGGGAACTCGATGTTGAGCCTGTCCTGTATTCAGATGTGTTTCACATGTCTTGCTCTTGTTCAGCTCCTAGATCAATGCAGACAAAACTGGACTCTCTcgaatatcatagaatcacagaatggtggggttggaagggccctttagagattgtccagcccaacccccctgcagaagcagctcccacctagatcaggtcacacaggaacgtgtccaggcttaacTTTGGGTATTGCGGTGGTATTACCATTTTAGGGGCCtgtattttgtgttccagcgtTGCACTTCGGAAGTGGGAGGCAGGAGGTGAGTGTTTGGCTCCTGACGTTTCCTTGGTGCGTGGTTTGCAGGCGCTGCGGGTGATGGGCAGGATGATGCGCGAGTGCTGGCACGCCAACGGCACGGCGCGGCTCACCGCCCTGCGCGTCAAGAAGACCATCTCACAGCTCTGTGTGCACAAGGACTCCAAAGCCTGACGGGGCTCCCCGCGGGAGGACAGGGGAGGGAATTCTGCTGTTCGTCTCGTGACGTGTGATATCACTTTTGTTTTTGGTCTACCTCAGACACCGCGGTTCAGTATTGAAGTGCCCGGGCCAAAGCACTGACGTCCAGCTTCAGATCCGGCCACTGGCAGGGGCAGCTTTTGATTCGTGGTTCAAGTCGAGGATTTGCTTTGGCTTCCTCCAGTAAATGGAGCAGCTGGCTCACAGCAGAAGGGAGCTGTAAACCCCACGATGGGGGAAATACCTTTCACTGTTGTGTTTTTTGTCCTAGTCAAACCCCAAACGTTTTGGAACTAGCTGGTGTTGGTCAAAGCCTGTGGTTTCTCTCCTGAATGTGTTATCCTCAAGCCAAACAAAAGACCAAACTTAGTCCAgctttttacatgtttttacaGAGGAATCTGAGAAGGGTCTgtcaataaaatgcattttaaaacactatATTTATCATAACCTAAGCAAATAAAAGAGGTGATAGTTCCACTAAGGGTGTATATTGTGAACAAAAGCACCTGGTCAGTTGCTTGTTAACTTTCAGTGTCTTGGTTTCACACATGATGTTATAGTTAGGATCTGGAGTTATTTAATCTGTTCATGTGGTGATTGAACATATTGATGGAGGGAGCGTTTAACAGTTTTAGCAGGAAAATCAAGAGGCAGTGCTTTTCCAATAGACCTGGAGGGATGGGTGGGGAGAAATTCCACCTGAACTGAGACAGTGTATGTTTTTAAACACCATCTTGCCAATTGgtcactggaaatattttttagtgCCTTTTGATGTTTTAGGGGGAAGCTTTAACACAATTAACTCTTGGAAGAACCTGGCAGAAAGGTTGGTTGCTCATTGCAGGCTGCACCGTGCTGTCAGGGGGCTGGGGATGGCAGGGCTCCTGGCCACACAGTGCCCATGGCCTGGGGAAGCCGATGTGCTTCCTACCACCCCAGCTTTCAGCACCTATGGTTTGTGCTGCAAACGTACCCACAGCCTGGGCTGCGTCACTGTTTGTCCATTGTGGCCCAGGGGCCTGTTCAAACCCAAACTGAAGGCGCTAAAGTCCTTGCACAAAGCCAGTACAGCCTGCTCAGAGGCCTCATGAGGGTTTCTGTAACAGCACCAGGCTGGTCAAAAGCATCACCCACTCGCTATTTCCATGATACTGCAAGCTGCCAGAAGCAGGGGGTGTGTGGCCTGTTGGCTGACTAGTGGAGAACACTTCTACTAGGTTGCTAGTAGCTCTTTCTCTATGATGCTTTGTGAGATTAGAATCAGAGTCATTGCATAGGTTTAATTCTCATGTGCTTCAACTGCGTAACTGCAGCAGGGACCCCAACTGATGCACACTTGCTTCACACATTTTCTTGTGTGGTTGCTGCCACTGCATGATCCAAAGTGTACTGAAGGGATTTGCAAACACTGGATCCAGGAGTTGTCCTTGTGTAATGtgacttgaaaaaaatccttgactTAAAAAGGAACAACCAAAGGTTATTTTGTAAGTGGGGAAAGGAAAGGTCTTATCCATTGAACTCAGCTGTTCTTGAGGTTGCAGAATAAGGTATCTGAAAGCAGTGCTAGTGGAGTAAAATAATAGTATTAGAGCTGTTTCTTCAACAGTATTTAAGCTGTGCAGGTGAGGTGAACCTTTAAGAATGACATTAGCACTCAGGAAAGTGTGTAAAAGCAAACAGTCCccctttccagagctgctggagcctgcaGACCTGGTTAGCTGTGAAAAagagtggggaaaaagaagcaagTGCTTGCCACAGCCAGAGAGGTGTGTTAAAAAAACACGTTGAACCCGGTCTCTTGGAGCAGGTGACAACGGGGAGAGCCGAGCAGGTTCCTGGTGCATAGCGGGCACAGATCCGGCGGAGTGCAGCTCCTGCCACATGTGCAGGGACACTGGGACTCGTTGGTGAGACCCTGGCCAGGTCCCGTACACCGTGCAGGGTGACCAGGGGACACCGTGACCTTCTCTTTGACCCCTTTGAAAACGTGCCGttggtttgggggattttttggCCTAAAATTGAGATGTTCCCTGGACTTCACGGGGAGTGTGATCAGAATGCTCTCTGGGGATacttcttccatttgaaattgaGTCCTATGCACTTTGTACCGATACTGTCCTTTGCAGGGACCTATGCCCTTGAAGTGTATTGATAATTGTTCCTGGGGGTGCTTTCCCTGTGAGGAGGATTGCAGGCTGGAGGAGGTTGttgtctgtgcagagctcctCTGGGTCAGGCACTGTGCTCGACTGAAGTGCTGTGAGTTGTATAAAATGTGCTTTTTGGCATAAGGCGGCTGGTGACCCCCAAAACAGGAGAGTTTGCTGAGTAACAGGGTGTGACCCAGCACCCAGAGATGGTGCTGCCCGCTCCCGGCCCTGGGTCCCGCGGCTGCTCGGGGGTTCCTTGgagccctcccctgccccaggggCTCAGGCGCTTGGTGGGTCTGCAGAACTCACTCTGCAGGAGGCTGGTGAGGCTGTTGCATGGGCCTCATGCCCGCTGTGTGTTTACCCCAGGTGCAGTGAAATCAGGCAGGATGTGCAGAGGGAGCTCAGTGGCACAAGGCTGattcctctgcagcccctccacGACCTGCCCTGAGGTACAGCCTGCTCCCCCTGCTTGTTTCAGTTTAATCCCCTGTATAACCCCCATCAGCAACTGCTTTTCAGTTGTAAATGCCACTTGCTCTCCCCAGTGCATTCGGTCAGTCCACTGGAGTGGTGATTTTTAGGTGgtgcttttcccctttccctcctgGACCTCTGGAGATTGTTGAACAACCTGAAATTTGAAGAAACCCCTTTTGGTGCCCACGTGGGGAGAGTTGGGGAGGGGAGGAtgccctgcagggctggcaggggtcTGCCTCAGCTGCACCTCTCACAGgtcacagctccagccctgggaaCACTTTCAGCGACGATCTGTTTGCCTCAGCCTTTCACTTACATCAGTATTATTGCACgggttttctttcttgttttgttgttgagAGGTAAGTGTGGGTTTCAGCAAACTGGAGCAACTGAGCCAAGGGGCTGATACTGAACTGGGCTTTCAGATGTTTGCAAACTGTGCACTCCTTTGACACACCAGCCCAAACCCCTCTGTGGTAGTGGCCTTTCCCCTCAGTGCACGTTTGTCCTGCTCCAATTTAAGAAGGGAGGTTAAGCTGAGACACTCCTTTGCAGTTGTAGGGAGGCTTAGGGCTCTCGAGAGGTTACTAATATTCCTGCTGACCTTCGCTTTCAAGCCCCAGTCCTTGAGCTCATACCAGTTTTGGAGCtcgcagctgctgcagagcagtccCTGCTTTCAGCCTCTCCCGAGTGATGCTTCTAGTTCGGGCGAGTTCTTTACATCTGCTTCTGATAACAGACTAGAACTTAATGCATGCAAAATGGACTGAAAGGGAAAGATAATTTTCTCTAGCACctcattttgttgttgttgtttccttAACTGCTTCCCCCAAATACCCCCTGAGAAATTCAGTCTATGATCTCCTTTGCACTTTGATACCCGTACAGCCATTTGCACTTCACCAAGGTAACTCCCTGACGTGACCCTATAGCGAATCCCATAGTATTTTAGACATTGTTATACCACTTCCTTCTTTGGTAATATATCCAGGAATGACAAATCAAGTTGTTCAGAAAGACATCTGGTCCCTACAGCGGGTCGTGACGCTGGATGGAGCAGTGATCCTCTCGTGGtccctgcctgcctggagctgctgtgcccGCTGAAGGGCTCCAGGCTGGCCCCAGCACGGCCGCTCTGATGGGAATGAGGTTGTCAGTTGAGAAGGGAAGCCGAGGGCCTGCCTCCCCTCGGGGCTCACCTGGCCCCGGGCCTGCTGCGGGGCTGTCGGCGTGGCTGCGGGATGCGCGGCGCGTCCTTCGTGGTGGGTGGGAGCAGCATGGCCCCGGGTGCTCAGGAAGCCACGGCTCCAGGGgtcctgctgtgctggagggTGGGTTTGGGACGCTGTCCTGGCCCTCACACAGAGCCCGAGGCAGCGCCCTGCACGCTGAGCTGCCCCGTTTCCGCCTCGGCGCTGAGGGACGGGCTCCCGTGTCAGCAGGCCGCACAGCCTGCCCCTGCTGGCAAATAGGCCTGAAGGGGTGCGATACGTTTCTACAGGAGGTAAGAAACGTGCAATAAGTTGTAACTTCTACTGAATGTATTTTTGGCGTAAATAGACCGAGTGTACTCCGAATGTAGCTGTTACATTTGTGTCTCAATCTGCTGTGCTTTTCAGCCCCCAAAGAGAAACGTGTGGTGTCTTGTCAATCTGCAAACCAGTTTGAGTCgtctgttttttaaagaggCATTGATGCTGTTTAATCGGGGAGTAGTGTGACGTTTTAGATCTTAGCCTAGCAGTACAGTGCTAGAATTCAACTGTCGTATTGTGAAATGCCTCATCTAGTGCTCGCTGCAGCAAGGTGTTTTTAGAGCTGTTGCTGAGGTCGTGGCTCACTCTAGCAGTTGCCCTGGATGTACATGGTTGGTGTGTGTTGTATTTTGTATGCACATTGCACAAACAGGCATTGCTTTGGAAGGATGTGGTGACTTCAATAAACCAAGCACACTGCCGTTGTGTTCCTGTGAAGCGCGCCGCTGGCTTCTTTAACGTCCActttgtgaggggaaaagggttGGTGGCTGTTTCACTGAgtcacaggatctcaagggctggaagggacctggaaagctcacccagtgcaacccccctgccagagcagcaccagctagagcagggcacacagggactcatccagctgggttggaatggctccagagaaggagactccacagctcgtctgggcagcccctgccagtgctccctcaccccaacagggaagtttgtccttgtgtttctttggaacctcttctgttccagcttgtacccattgcctcttgtcctatcacaggccatccctgagcacagcctggctccagcctcctcacactcatcctttaggtgtttgtaaacattcatgagatcacccctcagtctcctacaagctacagagccccagctccctcagcctttcatcagaagggagatacCTCACTCCCATCATCATCTTTCAGGTAACTCACAGACACTGGAGGTTCCAATCACGACCTGAAGCTGttctgcctgtgccaggccagCTGCAGCGTGGGGAGGGGCTGCACGGGGCAGGGGGGAAAATGTCAAACGTAATGAGTGTGAAAATGCAGTTCCTCACTGCCCAAGAGCACAGAGGCTTCCCTGGCTTTGGAAGGGTACCCTGGGCTTTTATGTTCTCCTTAAAAAAGTGTTGTATTATAAGCAGTTGCTGGTGAGGTCAGAGCTTCCCCAACAGACATGGGGTAACCAGTGAAGGGGCACGTCCCCTCTGcgccctgcagctgctgtgtcCTGCCTCTCTTGAGCTGGAATCATAGAAGAGGCAGACTGTAAACTACTGTAACTTAACACACAGCAGGGAAAGGCTTTGTTGTGTAAGGGAAACGGTTTTTAAGGTTTAAAGGTCTCCGTGGCCATTAATGAGCAGCACATGGCCCTGTGGGGAAGGGTGTGAGTTCATGGGAGCCCACGGAGTGTgtaggaaaaggaggagaaaatagCAAAACTAAGCAATCTCCTCCTGCAGGATTactgtgctgcagaggcaggatCTCTCCCTCTCTATTGAGT belongs to Colius striatus isolate bColStr4 chromosome 11, bColStr4.1.hap1, whole genome shotgun sequence and includes:
- the ACVR1C gene encoding activin receptor type-1C, encoding MLTNGREEVVKSCVSLPELNAQVFCHSSKNITKTECCYTDFCNNITLRLPVALESPGRGGAGPAVLTVAVPVCVLALAAVLAACVCQARRWARAKQPNVEEPLSECNLVGSGKTLKDLIYDMTTSGSGSGLPLLVQRTIARTIVLQEIVGKGRFGEVWRGKWCGEDVAVKIFSSRDERSWFREAEIYQTVMLRHENILGFIAADNKDNGTWTQLWLVSEYHEQGSLFDYLNRGTVTVEGMVRLALSVASGLAHLHMEIVGTQGKPAIAHRDLKSKNILVKRNESCAIADLGLAVKHDSLLNTIDIPQNPRVGTRRYMAPEILDDVMNTNIFESFKRADMYSLGLVYWEIARRCSVGGITEEYQLPYYDVVPSDPSIEDMRRVVCEQKLRPNIPNQWQSCEALRVMGRMMRECWHANGTARLTALRVKKTISQLCVHKDSKA